The Candidatus Flexicrinis affinis genome has a segment encoding these proteins:
- a CDS encoding ABC transporter permease subunit — MLEFANVRAIARKELRDALHNRWFLVFTIAFAGLALTLSTLTQPGSSTFRAMSYSRTAASLINLVLLFVPLIGLTLGAANIAGDRETGALAYLLAQPVNRAEILLGKYVGMASALLATLTLGFGAAGFVLALQLSLQDAGGYLLTVALAYLLALAMLSLGFLMSILARKTATALGGALFLWLLLVFIGDLGIMGTTVSMRLPIEAVFFVSVLNPLQMFKIASILSVQANLEVLGPAGLYATNQFGALLLPLLVAGLLAWVVIPLAAAVRFFGRQERFVMKASTR; from the coding sequence ATGCTTGAGTTTGCCAACGTCCGTGCCATAGCTCGCAAAGAACTGCGGGACGCCCTGCATAACCGCTGGTTTCTGGTGTTCACGATCGCGTTCGCCGGGTTGGCGCTCACGCTGTCGACGCTGACGCAGCCCGGAAGCAGCACGTTTCGCGCGATGAGCTACAGCCGCACCGCTGCCAGCCTGATCAACCTCGTGCTGCTGTTCGTCCCGCTGATCGGCCTGACACTCGGCGCGGCGAACATCGCCGGCGACCGCGAGACCGGCGCGCTGGCCTATTTGCTCGCACAGCCCGTCAACCGCGCCGAAATCCTGCTCGGCAAGTACGTCGGCATGGCGTCTGCGCTGCTGGCGACGTTGACGCTGGGCTTCGGTGCCGCGGGTTTCGTCCTCGCGCTTCAGCTCAGTCTGCAAGATGCCGGTGGCTACCTGCTCACCGTCGCGCTGGCCTACCTGCTCGCGCTGGCGATGCTGAGTCTGGGCTTCCTCATGTCCATTCTGGCGCGCAAGACAGCAACCGCGCTTGGCGGCGCGCTCTTCCTGTGGCTGCTGCTCGTATTCATCGGCGACCTCGGCATTATGGGCACAACCGTCTCGATGCGGCTGCCGATCGAGGCCGTCTTCTTCGTTTCCGTGCTCAATCCGCTGCAGATGTTCAAGATCGCCTCGATCCTGTCCGTTCAGGCCAACCTCGAAGTGCTCGGCCCGGCGGGTCTCTACGCAACAAACCAATTCGGCGCGCTGCTGCTTCCGCTGCTGGTCGCCGGATTGCTGGCTTGGGTTGTCATTCCGCTGGCTGCCGCTGTGCGCTTTTTCGGCCGACAGGAACGGTTTGTTATGAAAGCGAGCACCCGATGA
- a CDS encoding FixH family protein, which produces MKTPITVLCAAALTIALAACGQSNGSSGAAVDIDVAVRAEPEQLAVGETTLVVTLTDATGAPVDGASVRAHGDMDHEGMEPIDGEASSGNHGEYRVPFAWTMGGGWIVTVTAKLSDGSETSQTFEFFVEAISSESVINRQSTSSTDGSAVTIAYQPDNNPALLGDSTVTIVVTDHAGAPITDATVSVRGDMAHHGMMPSTGEGSHHDDGHYVVPIQWTMVGDWQVTVHVTLPDGRIGERVFDQQVVIE; this is translated from the coding sequence ATGAAGACGCCGATCACCGTACTCTGTGCCGCTGCGCTGACGATCGCGCTCGCTGCATGCGGGCAGTCGAACGGTTCATCCGGCGCGGCGGTCGACATCGATGTCGCCGTGCGGGCGGAACCGGAACAACTGGCCGTCGGTGAAACCACCCTCGTCGTCACGCTTACGGACGCGACCGGCGCGCCGGTTGACGGCGCATCGGTCCGCGCCCATGGCGACATGGATCACGAAGGCATGGAGCCTATCGACGGCGAGGCCAGCTCAGGCAATCACGGCGAGTACCGCGTGCCGTTCGCATGGACGATGGGCGGTGGCTGGATCGTCACCGTCACGGCCAAGCTGTCGGACGGCTCGGAAACCTCGCAGACTTTCGAATTCTTTGTTGAGGCGATTTCCAGCGAGAGCGTCATCAACCGGCAAAGCACGTCCTCGACGGATGGCAGCGCCGTCACGATCGCCTATCAACCCGACAACAACCCCGCCCTTCTCGGCGATTCGACGGTGACGATTGTTGTGACCGACCACGCCGGCGCGCCAATAACCGATGCCACCGTGTCGGTGCGCGGCGATATGGCGCATCACGGCATGATGCCGTCGACCGGCGAGGGGTCGCACCACGACGACGGGCATTACGTCGTCCCGATTCAGTGGACGATGGTGGGCGACTGGCAGGTCACGGTGCACGTCACCTTGCCCGACGGGCGCATTGGCGAGCGCGTTTTCGACCAGCAAGTCGTCATTGAGTAA
- a CDS encoding c-type cytochrome, whose amino-acid sequence MSQQNDSSNQVNQYGHAAGAIMVVLFIVIIMMIAQESAGIPVASLPRPGDKSPTPTITATPTETPLPTATATSTPTETPLPTATLTPSRTPLPSNTPVPPSETPATDSGGGSTTNYDPAVVSRGEMLFVSCAACHGPDARGIPNLGKDLIDSEFVAAQTDDALVQFIITGRPIWDPQNTTGIDMPGKGGNPTLTSDDIHAIVAYIRTLTAESSGQSGAAPVSNADVAYDPALVAEGERQYPVCAACHGPDARGIPNLGKDLVDSEFVAGLTDEALLDFIKTGRPIWDPQNTTGIDMPGKGGNPALTDDQILGIIAYIRTLAASGE is encoded by the coding sequence ATGTCTCAACAGAACGACAGCAGCAACCAAGTCAATCAGTACGGGCACGCCGCGGGCGCGATCATGGTGGTCCTGTTCATCGTCATCATTATGATGATCGCGCAGGAGTCGGCGGGCATTCCGGTGGCGTCGCTGCCACGCCCGGGCGACAAGTCGCCCACCCCGACGATCACCGCGACGCCGACCGAGACACCGTTGCCAACGGCTACTGCGACGTCGACCCCGACCGAAACGCCACTGCCCACCGCAACACTGACGCCTTCGCGCACACCGCTGCCGAGCAATACGCCCGTTCCCCCGAGCGAAACGCCGGCAACTGATTCAGGCGGCGGATCGACCACAAATTACGATCCGGCAGTCGTGTCTCGCGGCGAAATGCTGTTCGTCTCGTGCGCCGCATGCCACGGCCCCGACGCGCGCGGCATTCCGAACCTTGGCAAAGACCTGATCGACAGCGAGTTTGTCGCGGCCCAGACCGACGACGCGCTCGTGCAGTTCATCATCACCGGCCGGCCGATCTGGGACCCTCAAAACACAACCGGTATCGACATGCCCGGCAAGGGCGGTAATCCCACGCTGACGAGTGACGACATTCACGCGATCGTGGCCTACATCCGCACGCTGACCGCGGAGAGCAGCGGCCAGTCCGGCGCAGCTCCGGTATCGAACGCCGACGTCGCGTACGACCCTGCGCTGGTTGCCGAAGGCGAGCGTCAATACCCGGTATGCGCCGCATGTCACGGTCCGGATGCTCGCGGTATCCCGAACCTCGGCAAAGACCTCGTCGACAGCGAGTTCGTCGCCGGCCTCACCGACGAGGCGCTGCTGGACTTCATCAAGACCGGCCGACCGATCTGGGATCCGCAAAACACCACCGGTATCGATATGCCCGGCAAAGGCGGCAACCCGGCCCTGACCGACGACCAGATTCTCGGAATCATCGCGTATATCCGCACGTTGGCCGCGTCGGGAGAGTAG
- a CDS encoding LacI family DNA-binding transcriptional regulator → MSRWPTIIDVAKLAGVSKATAARVLNGQQDLVRENTQQRVLAAAKELGYVRNAVAGSLRTDQTYMVALSIPDITNPFWPDVARGVQDTMEAEGYATVIVNSDWKSERETKFLTLVRRNRFDGLIINAVDTSSHELETLNIPVVILGSGSNHPRLDAVGSDTVQGTDAALQHLYDLGHRKIGLISALNRRRFSTQADRYIAFHERHHLPLERAILIEGDFTEDAGYDAMRRLMSLPQPPTAVLASNDNIAIGAMKAARTLGRRIPEDVSIVGMDDIHAAATTSPALTTVAKPKYDIGVTAARILIQRISEPEVTVVQKRKLPCELIIRESTAAPPAL, encoded by the coding sequence ATGTCACGTTGGCCCACCATCATCGATGTCGCAAAGCTCGCCGGAGTATCGAAGGCGACTGCGGCACGCGTACTGAATGGGCAGCAAGACCTCGTGCGCGAGAACACCCAGCAGCGCGTCCTCGCCGCGGCGAAGGAACTGGGCTACGTACGCAACGCCGTCGCAGGAAGCTTACGCACCGACCAGACCTACATGGTCGCACTCTCCATCCCTGACATCACCAACCCGTTCTGGCCCGACGTCGCGCGCGGCGTTCAGGACACGATGGAAGCAGAGGGTTACGCGACCGTCATCGTCAACAGTGACTGGAAATCCGAGCGCGAGACCAAGTTCCTGACCCTCGTCCGCCGCAACCGGTTCGACGGACTGATCATCAACGCGGTCGACACCTCGTCGCATGAACTGGAGACGCTCAACATCCCCGTCGTGATCCTCGGCAGCGGCAGCAATCACCCGCGCCTCGATGCGGTCGGCAGCGACACCGTACAGGGCACCGACGCCGCGCTTCAGCATCTTTACGACCTCGGCCACCGCAAAATCGGTTTGATCTCCGCGCTGAACCGCCGCCGCTTCTCGACTCAGGCCGACCGCTACATCGCCTTCCACGAACGGCATCATCTACCGCTGGAACGCGCAATCTTGATCGAAGGCGACTTCACGGAAGACGCGGGATACGACGCCATGCGGCGGCTGATGAGCCTTCCGCAGCCCCCGACTGCGGTGCTCGCGTCCAACGACAACATCGCCATCGGCGCAATGAAAGCGGCCCGCACGCTGGGACGTCGTATCCCCGAGGACGTGTCAATCGTGGGGATGGACGACATCCACGCCGCCGCTACGACCTCCCCTGCCCTTACGACCGTCGCCAAACCGAAGTACGACATCGGCGTGACGGCCGCACGCATCTTGATCCAACGAATTTCGGAACCGGAGGTGACTGTCGTCCAGAAACGGAAGCTGCCATGCGAGTTGATCATTCGGGAGTCGACGGCCGCGCCGCCGGCCCTGTAA
- a CDS encoding ADP-ribosylglycohydrolase family protein, which produces MTSSVYEDRAAGCLVGLAVGDAYGDLGRRDAYRQRYGIITNLYDDARSTDDTEFAMLTAQTLIDCGGDLTTEHLIASWHKYIISEGGVAERGGKPLYGAVANLERGILPPLSGKDNVQNNDDGAAMRIAPIGIVCAGNPARAAAMAQIESEISHAADGIWAAQAVAASVAVAVDGGRPDDIIQAGLNVIPHDSWLNRAMMRAFGICDAAGNIEDAWEGLHTQLWTPVHSMAAEAIPQAYSIFKLTGGDFRRGMFWAGNFGRDADTIGAVVGALSGAIHGLKAIPPEWVEKVRQPAGVCLRFAARMDIVETALQLTRLRTSRHTSNGT; this is translated from the coding sequence ATGACAAGTTCTGTTTATGAAGATCGTGCAGCGGGGTGTCTGGTCGGGCTTGCGGTCGGCGACGCTTACGGCGACCTCGGCCGGCGTGACGCGTACCGTCAGCGCTACGGCATCATCACCAACCTCTACGACGACGCGCGCAGCACCGACGACACCGAGTTCGCCATGCTCACCGCGCAAACCCTGATCGACTGCGGCGGCGACTTGACGACCGAGCATCTGATCGCCTCGTGGCACAAGTACATCATCAGCGAGGGCGGCGTCGCGGAGCGTGGCGGCAAACCGCTGTACGGCGCGGTCGCTAACCTCGAACGCGGCATCCTCCCGCCCCTCTCCGGCAAAGACAACGTCCAGAACAACGACGATGGCGCGGCAATGCGCATCGCGCCTATTGGAATCGTTTGCGCGGGCAATCCGGCACGTGCGGCTGCCATGGCGCAGATCGAATCGGAGATCAGCCACGCCGCCGACGGCATCTGGGCGGCGCAGGCCGTCGCCGCCAGCGTGGCAGTGGCCGTCGACGGCGGCAGACCGGACGACATCATTCAGGCCGGACTCAACGTCATCCCGCACGACAGTTGGCTGAACCGCGCAATGATGCGGGCGTTCGGCATCTGCGATGCGGCGGGAAACATCGAGGACGCGTGGGAAGGCTTGCATACGCAGCTCTGGACTCCGGTGCACTCGATGGCCGCGGAAGCGATCCCGCAGGCTTACAGCATCTTCAAGCTGACCGGCGGAGACTTCAGGCGCGGCATGTTTTGGGCCGGCAATTTCGGGCGTGACGCCGACACGATTGGCGCGGTCGTCGGCGCGCTGTCCGGCGCAATCCACGGCCTAAAGGCGATTCCGCCCGAGTGGGTCGAGAAGGTGCGGCAGCCGGCCGGCGTCTGCCTGCGGTTCGCCGCCCGCATGGACATCGTCGAGACCGCACTTCAGCTCACGCGGCTTCGCACGTCGCGGCACACGTCGAACGGCACCTAG